From Corvus cornix cornix isolate S_Up_H32 chromosome 5, ASM73873v5, whole genome shotgun sequence, the proteins below share one genomic window:
- the ZFYVE1 gene encoding zinc finger FYVE domain-containing protein 1 isoform X2: MSAHTQTVEKGQNTTLLCQESYVCSGTDEAIFECDECRSLQCQRCEEELHQPERLRNHERTRIRPGHVPYCDSCKGANGNIMHASMTGSRQIAAVRCQVCKINLCVECQKRTHAGGNRRKHPVTVYHAGKAQEQEEEEGMDEETKRRKMTEKVVSFLLVDETEEIQVRNEEDFIKKLDCSPDQHLKVVSIFGNTGDGKSHTLNHTFFYGREVFKTSPAQESCTVGVWAAYDPVRKVVVIDTEGLLGATVNLSQRTRLLLKVLAISDLVIYRTRADRLHNDLFKFLGDASEAYLKHFTKELKATTARCGLDVPLSTLGPGVIIFHETVYTKLLGSDHPSEVPEKLIQDRFRKLSCFPEAFSSIHYKGTRTYNPPTDFSGLRRAVEQQLENNTTRSPRQPGVIYKALKALSDRFSGEIPDDQMAHSSFFPDEYFTCSSVCLSCGCGCKKSMNHAKEGVPHESKSRCRYSHQYDNRVYTCKACYERGMEVSVVPKTSASTDSPWLGLAKYAWSGYVIECPNCGVVYRSRQYWFGNQDPVNTVVRTEIEHVWPGTDGFLKDNNNAAQRLLDGMNFMAQSVSELSLGPTKAVTSWLTDQIAPSYWRPNSQILSCKKCNTPFKDNDTKHHCRACGEGFCDGCSSKTRPVPERGWGPAPVRVCDNCYDNRGIQLGNLELIVTELSLGNSLKSLSLISGSQPFPMGVDMLGFHKILQLLMVWC; the protein is encoded by the exons ATGAGTGCCCATACGCAAACTGTGGAGAAAGGACAGAACACAACACTCCTGTGCCAGGAAAGCTATGTTTGCAGTGGGACAGATGAAGCAATCTTTGAGTGTGATGAGTGCAGAAGCCTACAGTGCCAGCGTTGTGAAGAAGAGCTGCATCAGCCAGAAAGGTTGCGGAATCATGAACGGACCCGTATAAGACCCGGCCACGTCCCGTACTGTGACTCCTGCAAAGGTGCCAATGGGAACATAATGCATGCCAGTATGACGGGCTCAAGGCAGATAGCAGCAGTGAGGTGCCAGGTGTGCAAAATCAACCTCTGTGTGGAGTGTCAGAAGAGAACACATGCTGGGGGGAACAGAAGGAAGCACCCCGTCACTGTGTACCATGCTGGCAAAGCCCAAGaacaggaagaggaggaggggatggaTGAGGAGACCAAGAGAAGGAAGATGACAGAGAAGGTTGTGAGTTTCCTCTTGGTCGATGAAACTGAGGAGATTCAG GTAAGGAATGAAGAAGACTTTATTAAGAAACTGGACTGCAGTCCTGACCAACATCTAAAGGTAGTGTCCATCTTTGGGAACACAGGGGATGGCAAGTCTCACACCCTTAACCACACTTTCTTCTATGGCCGGGAAGTCTTCAAGACGTCTCCTGCCCAGGAGTCATGCACAGTTGGAGTCTGGGCAGCCTATGACCCTGTCCGCAAAGTGGTGGTAATCGATACAGAGGGTCTCCTGGGGGCCACTGTGAACCTGAGCCAGAGAACACGGCTGCTGCTGAAGGTCCTGGCCATCTCTGACCTTGTCATCTACCGTACTCGTGCTGACAGGCTCCACAATGACCTCTTCAAATTCCTCGGTGATGCCTCGGAGGcttatttaaaacacttcacCAAGGAGCTGAAAGCTACCACAGCCCGCTGTGGCCTAGATGTTCCTCTGTCAACTTTGGGTCCAGGTGTCATCATCTTTCATGAGACTGTGTACACCAAGCTACTGGGCTCTG ATCATCCTTCGGAGGTTCCTGAGAAGCTCATTCAGGATCGGTTTCGGAAGCTAAGCTGTTTTCCTGAGGCTTTCAGCTCAATTCACTACAAGGGAACAAGGACATACAATCCTCCAACAGATTTCTCTGGGCTTAGGcgagctgtggagcagcagctggagaacaaTACTACTCGGTCACCTAGACAGCCCGGAGTTATCTACAAAGCACTGAAA GCTCTAAGTGACCGGTTCAGTGGGGAGATCCCCGATGACCAGATGGCTCACAGCTCTTTCTTTCCAGATGAATATTTCACATGCTCCTCTGTGTGCCTCAGCTGTGG GTGTGGCTGTAAGAAGAGCATGAACCATGCAAAGGAAGGAGTCCCTCATGAATCCAAAAGTCGATGCAGATATTCTCACCAGTATGATAACAGAGTCTACACTTGCAAG GCCTGTTATGAACGAGGGATGGAGGTCAGCGTGGTGCCAAAAACCTCTGCTTCCACAGATTCCCCTTGGCTGGGCCTTGCCAAGTATGCCTGGTCAGG GTACGTGATCGAGTGCCCCAACTGCGGGGTGGTGTATCGCAGCCGGCAGTACTGGTTTGGCAACCAAGATCCTGTGAACACTGTAGTGAGGACAGAAATTGAGCATGTCTGGCCAGGG ACTGATGGATTCCTGAAAGACAACAACAATGCAGCCCAGCGTTTGTTGGATGGCATGAATTTCATGGCTCAATCAGTATCTGAACTTAGCCTAGGACCCACAAAAGCTGTGACCTCCTGGTTGACAGACCAGATTGCCCCATCTTACTGGAGACCCAACTCTCAGATTCTG AGCTGTAAGAAGTGCAACACACCTTTCAAAGATAACGACACAAAGCATCACTGCCGGGCCTGTGGAGAGGGCTTCTGTGATGGCTGTTCTTCCAAGACCCGTCCAGTGCCTGAGCGAGGCTGGGGACCAGCACCAGTGCGCGTGTGTGATAACTGCTATGACAACAGGGGCATCCAGTTAGGTAATCTTGAGTTGATTGTGACAGAACTATCCCTGGGCAATAGCCTGAAGTCTTTGTCCCTGATTTCTGGATCACAACCATTCCCAATGGGTGTAGACATGCTGGGCTTCCATAAAATTTTG caACTGCTGATGGTCTGGTGCTAA
- the ZFYVE1 gene encoding zinc finger FYVE domain-containing protein 1 isoform X1, whose protein sequence is MSAHTQTVEKGQNTTLLCQESYVCSGTDEAIFECDECRSLQCQRCEEELHQPERLRNHERTRIRPGHVPYCDSCKGANGNIMHASMTGSRQIAAVRCQVCKINLCVECQKRTHAGGNRRKHPVTVYHAGKAQEQEEEEGMDEETKRRKMTEKVVSFLLVDETEEIQVRNEEDFIKKLDCSPDQHLKVVSIFGNTGDGKSHTLNHTFFYGREVFKTSPAQESCTVGVWAAYDPVRKVVVIDTEGLLGATVNLSQRTRLLLKVLAISDLVIYRTRADRLHNDLFKFLGDASEAYLKHFTKELKATTARCGLDVPLSTLGPGVIIFHETVYTKLLGSDHPSEVPEKLIQDRFRKLSCFPEAFSSIHYKGTRTYNPPTDFSGLRRAVEQQLENNTTRSPRQPGVIYKALKALSDRFSGEIPDDQMAHSSFFPDEYFTCSSVCLSCGCGCKKSMNHAKEGVPHESKSRCRYSHQYDNRVYTCKACYERGMEVSVVPKTSASTDSPWLGLAKYAWSGYVIECPNCGVVYRSRQYWFGNQDPVNTVVRTEIEHVWPGTDGFLKDNNNAAQRLLDGMNFMAQSVSELSLGPTKAVTSWLTDQIAPSYWRPNSQILSCKKCNTPFKDNDTKHHCRACGEGFCDGCSSKTRPVPERGWGPAPVRVCDNCYDNRGIQLDVAELPSDEEGGTLIARKVGEAVQNTLGAVVTAMDIPLGLVKDAARPAYWVPDHEILHCHNCRKEFSIKLSKHHCRACGQGFCDECSHDRRAVPSRGWDHPVRVCFNCNKKPGDL, encoded by the exons ATGAGTGCCCATACGCAAACTGTGGAGAAAGGACAGAACACAACACTCCTGTGCCAGGAAAGCTATGTTTGCAGTGGGACAGATGAAGCAATCTTTGAGTGTGATGAGTGCAGAAGCCTACAGTGCCAGCGTTGTGAAGAAGAGCTGCATCAGCCAGAAAGGTTGCGGAATCATGAACGGACCCGTATAAGACCCGGCCACGTCCCGTACTGTGACTCCTGCAAAGGTGCCAATGGGAACATAATGCATGCCAGTATGACGGGCTCAAGGCAGATAGCAGCAGTGAGGTGCCAGGTGTGCAAAATCAACCTCTGTGTGGAGTGTCAGAAGAGAACACATGCTGGGGGGAACAGAAGGAAGCACCCCGTCACTGTGTACCATGCTGGCAAAGCCCAAGaacaggaagaggaggaggggatggaTGAGGAGACCAAGAGAAGGAAGATGACAGAGAAGGTTGTGAGTTTCCTCTTGGTCGATGAAACTGAGGAGATTCAG GTAAGGAATGAAGAAGACTTTATTAAGAAACTGGACTGCAGTCCTGACCAACATCTAAAGGTAGTGTCCATCTTTGGGAACACAGGGGATGGCAAGTCTCACACCCTTAACCACACTTTCTTCTATGGCCGGGAAGTCTTCAAGACGTCTCCTGCCCAGGAGTCATGCACAGTTGGAGTCTGGGCAGCCTATGACCCTGTCCGCAAAGTGGTGGTAATCGATACAGAGGGTCTCCTGGGGGCCACTGTGAACCTGAGCCAGAGAACACGGCTGCTGCTGAAGGTCCTGGCCATCTCTGACCTTGTCATCTACCGTACTCGTGCTGACAGGCTCCACAATGACCTCTTCAAATTCCTCGGTGATGCCTCGGAGGcttatttaaaacacttcacCAAGGAGCTGAAAGCTACCACAGCCCGCTGTGGCCTAGATGTTCCTCTGTCAACTTTGGGTCCAGGTGTCATCATCTTTCATGAGACTGTGTACACCAAGCTACTGGGCTCTG ATCATCCTTCGGAGGTTCCTGAGAAGCTCATTCAGGATCGGTTTCGGAAGCTAAGCTGTTTTCCTGAGGCTTTCAGCTCAATTCACTACAAGGGAACAAGGACATACAATCCTCCAACAGATTTCTCTGGGCTTAGGcgagctgtggagcagcagctggagaacaaTACTACTCGGTCACCTAGACAGCCCGGAGTTATCTACAAAGCACTGAAA GCTCTAAGTGACCGGTTCAGTGGGGAGATCCCCGATGACCAGATGGCTCACAGCTCTTTCTTTCCAGATGAATATTTCACATGCTCCTCTGTGTGCCTCAGCTGTGG GTGTGGCTGTAAGAAGAGCATGAACCATGCAAAGGAAGGAGTCCCTCATGAATCCAAAAGTCGATGCAGATATTCTCACCAGTATGATAACAGAGTCTACACTTGCAAG GCCTGTTATGAACGAGGGATGGAGGTCAGCGTGGTGCCAAAAACCTCTGCTTCCACAGATTCCCCTTGGCTGGGCCTTGCCAAGTATGCCTGGTCAGG GTACGTGATCGAGTGCCCCAACTGCGGGGTGGTGTATCGCAGCCGGCAGTACTGGTTTGGCAACCAAGATCCTGTGAACACTGTAGTGAGGACAGAAATTGAGCATGTCTGGCCAGGG ACTGATGGATTCCTGAAAGACAACAACAATGCAGCCCAGCGTTTGTTGGATGGCATGAATTTCATGGCTCAATCAGTATCTGAACTTAGCCTAGGACCCACAAAAGCTGTGACCTCCTGGTTGACAGACCAGATTGCCCCATCTTACTGGAGACCCAACTCTCAGATTCTG AGCTGTAAGAAGTGCAACACACCTTTCAAAGATAACGACACAAAGCATCACTGCCGGGCCTGTGGAGAGGGCTTCTGTGATGGCTGTTCTTCCAAGACCCGTCCAGTGCCTGAGCGAGGCTGGGGACCAGCACCAGTGCGCGTGTGTGATAACTGCTATGACAACAGGGGCATCCAGTTAG ATGTGGCTGAGCTGCCTTCAGATGAGGAAGGGGGGACACTTATTGCCAGGAAGGTGGGGGAAGCTGTGCAAAACACACTTGGAGCGGTGGTGACAGCCATGGACATTCCCTTAG